From the Osmerus eperlanus chromosome 19, fOsmEpe2.1, whole genome shotgun sequence genome, one window contains:
- the itpkca gene encoding inositol-trisphosphate 3-kinase C, giving the protein MRMTKTPVATASRSMGENEVSCSGAFADPAVWSTEEKPDSNNYNGAIICVCENAREHVPQLVVTRELSPCRIELKAMRVGGLSVGSHPEEESVCSDSGFGGSPASSLLRKLSNASSSILSPTSSFEDYEEDGASSNYENHIHVTNVSACVDEPHRNTTWKKPKTTGNLHALSVQHKKPQQWVQVVGHAGSFHAGDCGMLLKRFCEGEQRCLQRLMEDALRPFVPAYHGVVQRAEQDYNMMDDLLTHFNSPSIMDCKMGSRTYLEEELLKARERPQPRKDMFEKMVAVDPEAPTAQERAQQAVLKTRYMQWRETLSSTTTLGFRIEGVKKTEGVCNTNFKRTKSREQVMEALKDFVDCNIQIVRGYLKRLKELCMVLETSDFFRTYEVVGSSLLFVHDGTGKVGVWMIDFGKTVPLPTPLTLDHRTPWVEGNREDGYLWGLDNLIEILSSLLPVT; this is encoded by the exons ATGAGAATGACCAAAACGCCAGTAGCGACAGCTTCGAGGAGCATGGGAGAGAATGAAGTCAGTTGCTCCGGTGCATTTGCGGATCCGGCAGTTTGGTCGACAGAGGAAAAACCAGACTCAAACAACTATAATGGGGCTATCATCTGTGTTTGCGAAAACGCACGTGAACATGTTCCACAGTTAGTTGTCACTCGTGAGTTGAGCCCGTGCCGTATTGAACTGAAGGCCATGAGAGTTGGCGGACTCTCCGTTGGCTCCCATCCCGAGGAAGAATCGGTGTGCTCGGACAGTGGGTTCGGGGGCTCGCCTGCCTCGTCACTACTCAGGAAACTGTCGAACGCTTCCTCATCTATACTGTCGCCCACCTCGTCTTTCGAGGATTACGAGGAGGATGGTGCAAGCAGTAACTATGAAAATCACATTCACGTGACAAATGTATCTGCTTGTGTAGATGAACCCCATCGG AACACCACATGGAAGAAACCCAAAACCACAGGGAACCTGCATGCCCTCTCAGTGCAGCACAAGAAACCACAACAATGGGTACAAGTGGTTGGACATGCAG GAAGCTTCCATGCAGGGGACTGTGGCATGCTGCTGAAGCGCTTCTGTGAGGGGGAGCAGCGCTGCCTGCAGCGGCTGATGGAGGACGCCCTGAGGCCCTTCGTACCAGCCTACCATGGGGTGGTGCAGCGGGCCGAGCAGGACTACAACATGATGGACGACCTGCTGACGCATTTCAACTCGCCCTCCATCATGGACTGCAAGATGGGCAGCCG GAcgtacctggaggaggagcttcTGAAGGCGCGGGAGCGCCCGCAGCCCCGTAAGGACATGTTTGAGAAGATGGTGGCCGTGGATCCAGAGGCCCCCACGGCCCAGGAGCGAGCCCAGCAGGCCGTGCTGAAGACCAGGTACATGCAGTGGCGGGAGACCCTGAGTTCCACAACTACCCTGGGCTTCCGCATCGAAGGGGTCAAG AAAACCGAGGGGGTGTGCAACACAAACTTCAAAAGGACcaagagcagggagcaggtgaTGGAAGCGTTGAAGGACTTCGTAGATTGTAATATCCAAATCGTG AGGGGTTATCTGAAACGGCTGAAGGAACTTTGTATGGTTTTGGAGACCTCGGACTTCTTCAGAACCTATGAA GTTGTGGGCAGCTCCCTGCTGTTTGTGCATGATGGTACGGGGAAGGTGGGGGTCTGGATGATTGATTTTGGAAAGACTGTTCCACTGCCAACTCCTCTGACCCTGGACCACCGCACCCCCTGGGTGGAGGGGAACCGTGAGGACGGCTACCTGTGGGGGCTGGACAACCTCATCGAGATCCTGTCCAGCTTGCTCCCTGTCACCTGA
- the LOC134040043 gene encoding WD repeat-containing protein 87-like, translated as MVNNSSDSKTGYSQKTVFILKNEIFKLSLAAPDQENENQEVQTKSIETCVDEEQEAPTYLDASPSTQFHYTCAPNYLQSVTVFSGSSGTTVVGFQWGHALLRSKMDMWADNGKGQLRHYLSVPMEKTYRVEHLVFVPTQRVLVGACNDMRLRVFTDITQKMRVLYQAPCPAIVICMHFCPETNQLLTGSMGLIAFWGFRISPDIPLGLVRVLDWKCCSLSRNTLVGALVTEPQTSSVYALCSNRIKAFEHTGQRELLQFKGCSRGRLRCIATDGVQRYIYTGGACGYVQIWSRDIAGMLHEFRAHTHPVSSLLLRSDTGSFLTACTGGWVKEWSSAGDLLFKLYVDEPGGVRSLLLLGKDCLLCQSPSSMVVWQLRSLYRLYADTGCDLQTIQRVECGRDRARLLSVTDYGVATLLCPVSGQLLMLSWPLAHLENALGFAYNPGREELFVAYGAPEVLVLDTSQSPCSAKHLICTSTDYDDGVMCVEGVQVDGAGWPGVGCLVFSGHRSGKLQLLSPAELHCQVDQAHSGAITQSSSLPGLVPVLCCYGTDKQFSVWSVRLETEGVRLILNSRVSCCFTPLLSRLLPGCVCAISPHHNLLLLSLSGGVDVERERNPAEPVCCLDYCPLLGLLALCGPGGNVEIWDCTGNMLSEMRLGLAVSQVCFANTRGDILVCFRGSIYLISSLHFLPVRLLKALLEQGSDDEIPEYPIPFLPKAPESYDVSRVPRIHPGSEGNMSIAIPTSSMLGEAAQPPLTLKRKLSLVTNLNLTPKSATLRVVKWTAPARGKEVVVEDVAECYPIQQADVWDDTPSMAQATETEHNVLVWPVAPDGYLPNSVLRGQGQKQEESALVEPNVQAFQLKLREEKDVETSSQTSDILYLPQAAKSIQYLHFPLPKIIWNDPVTEESEPEAEPKAEPKAEPKAEPEPKAEPEPKPEVEAKAEADVMDMHENLKTTLQTLTDNLLQADIDTFDKHSQALQELFQSTSVNPGLKQLVKKLLLDQAHSEVPQWKQLQNWKNLVTLNLICEGDQSLLAFPLLNPDPEMRDLAQDILKTVFNITDKTTLQTELQKHMTQKQIKELLDQLNEDLEVIVDVDRKSEPKKTKENLPLPLPLSPATPITCMTPITQELSVISMPVQDQEKPQRKADLPIVRQPSVKELPHVEMKRSKVMVSKPEVQVKKKRSFLPPVSPSSEARQHVHLKSFNLQATQRSVVEVKKQGALVRDDPLMYLYSKSRRLSEAPACSTAVPRSKSPLLPSDMDLGSPVSQQASSSLLTPLAPSRHPEYCRIQPRCGEGDANWRESLRKLVSLYGFRSKGAPPSSAGYQVPPVSLVPSEATSPVPTAPEAPSRPAGQGALGQRVLHRTQLREMWEKTPTQFQHEVPLPWQLSSYTLCARGKSRYGRLELDWVRSPEGDVPARHIPAFPCLTPACQAL; from the exons ATGGTGAATAACTCATCTGACTCGAAAACTGGATATTCGCAGAAGACCGTATTCATTCTAAAGAACGAAATATTCAAACTCAGCCTGGCAGCGCCAGACCAA GAAAATGAGAATCAGGAGGTCCAGACCAAATCTATCGAGACTTGTGTAGATGAGGAACAAGAAGCTCCAACCTACTTGGATGCCTCTCCAAGCACACAGTTCCACTACACCTGCGCCCCCAACTACCTTCAGAGTGTGACCGTCTTCTCAGGCAGCAGTGGCACAACTGTGGTTGGCTTCCAATGGGGACACGCCCTGCTTAGGAGCAAG ATGGACATGTGGGCAGACAATGGGAAGGGCCAGTTGAGGCACTATCTGAGTGTTCCCATGGAGAAGACGTACAGAGTCGAGCACCTCGTGTTTGTTCCAACCCAGCGTGTACTGGTGGGGGCCTGCAATGACATGCGTCTGAGGGTCTTCACTGACATCACCCAGAAGATGAGGGTGCTTTACCAAGCGCCCTGTCCTGCCATCGTGATCTGCATGCACTTCTGCCCAGAGACCAACCAGCTGCTGACTGGCAGCATGGGCCTCATTGCCTTCTGGGGCTTCAGGATCTCCCCGGACATTCCTCTGGGGCTGGTGAGGGTTCTGGACTGGAAGTGCTGCTCCCTGAGCAGGAACACCCTGGTGGGGGCCCTGGTGACCGAGCCCCAGACCTCCTCCGTCTACGCCCTCTGCAGCAACCGCATCAAGGCCTTCGAGCACACGGGCCAGAGGGAGCTGCTGCAGTTCAAGGGCTGCAGCCGAGGCCGGCTGCGGTGCATCGCCACCGACGGGGTGCAGAGGTACATCTACACGGGGGGCGCTTGCGGCTATGTGCAGATATGGAGCAGGGACATCGCCGGGATGCTGCATGAGTTCCGGGCCCACACCCACCCCGTGAGCTCCCTGCTGCTGCGCTCGGACACGGGCAGCTTTCTGACGGCCTGCACGGGCGGCTGGGTGAAGGAGTGGAGCTCTGCGGGAGACCTGCTGTTTAAACTGTACGTGGATGAGCCTGGAGGGGTTCGGAGCCTGCTACTGCTGGGGAAGGACTGCCTCCTGTGTCAGTCTCCCTCGTCCATGGTTGTCTGGCAGCTGCGCAGCCTGTACCGCCTCTACGCCGACACGGGCTGTGACTTGCAGACGATCCAGAGGGTGGAGTGTGGACGTGACAGGGCGCGGTTGCTATCGGTGACTGATTACGGAGTGGCAACACTCCTGTGCCCAGTCAGCGGGCAGCTGCTGATGCTGTCCTGGCCCCTCGCACACCTAGAAAACGCCCTGGGCTTTGCTTACAACCCCGGCAGGGAGGAGCTCTTCGTTGCCTACGGAGCACCGGAGGTCCTCGTGCTGGACACGTCTCAGAGTCCCTGTTCAGCTAAGCACCTCATCTGCACCTCCACGGACTACGACGACGGGGTGATGTGCGTCGAGGGAGTGCAGGTGGACGGGGCGGGGTGGCCCGGGGTCGGCTGCCTGGTGTTCAGCGGCCACCGCAGTGGGAAGCTGCAGTTGCTGTCCCCGGCTGAGCTGCACTGCCAGGTAGATCAAGCGCACTCAGGAGCCATAACCCAGAGCAGCAGCCTCCCAGGGCTCGTCCCCGTCCTGTGCTGCTATGGCACCGACAAACAGTTTAGCGTGTGGTCGGTCAGGCTGGAGACAGAAGGGGTGAGGCTGATCCTAAACAGCAGAGTGAGCTGTTGTTTCACCCCACTGCTCTCCCGCCTGCTCCCTGGCTGCGTGTGCGCCATCTCTCCCCACCATAACCTGCTGCTGCTCTCCCTGTCTGGAGGGGTGGAcgttgagagggagaggaacccTGCGGAGCCAGTCTGCTGCCTCGACTACTGTCCCCTCCTGGGTCTCCTGGCCTTGTGTGGTCCCGGTGGGAATGTGGAGATATGGGACTGTACAGGCAACATGCTGAGTGAGATGAGGCTGGGCTTGGCTGTGAGCCAGGTGTGCTTTGCCAACACAAGGGGGGACATCCTGGTCTGTTTCAGAGGCAGCATCTACCTCATCTCCAGCCTCCACTTCCTGCCCGTCAGGCTACTGAAGGCTTTGCTGGAGCAGGGCTCAGATGATGAGATCCCAGAGTACCCCATACCCTTCCTCCCCAAAGCTCCAGAGAGCTACGATGTCTCCAGGGTGCCCAGGATCCACCCTGGGTCTGAGGGGAACATGTCCATCGCCATCCCAACATCTTCAATGTTAGGGGAGGCGGCTCAGCCTCCCCTAACATTGAAGAGGAAACTGTCTCTGGTCACAAACTTAAACCTCACACCCAAAAGTGCAACACTCAGAG TGGTGAAGTGGACTGCCCCTGCCAGAGGaaaagaggtggtggtggaggatgtAGCTGAATGTTATCCCATACAACAGGCTGATGTCTGGGATGATACTCCATCCATGGCTCAGGCTACAGAAACAGAACACAATGTCTTGGTGTGGCCTGTTGCCCCAGATGGATATCTTCCTAACTCAGTTCTTCGGGGTCAAGGTCAGAAGCAGGAGGAGTCTGCTCTGGTAGAACCTAATGTTCAAGCTTTTCAGTTGAAGCTCAGGGAGGAAAAGGATGTCGAAACGTCATCTCAGACATCAGACATTCTATATTTGCCCCAAGCTGCAAAAAGCATCCAGTATCTTCATTTCCCGTTGCCAAAAATTATTTGGAATGACCCAGTTACGGAGGAGTCGGAGCCTGAGGCTGAGCCTAAGGCTGAGCCTAAGGCTGAGCCTAAGGCTGAGCCTGAGCCTAAGGCTGAGCCTGAGCCTAAGCCTGAGGTTGAGGCTAAGGCTGAGGCGGATGTGATGGACATGCATGAGAATCTAAAGACAACACTCCAGACCCTTACAGACAACCTGCTGCAGGCAGACATTGACACCTTTGATAAGCACAGCCAGGCCCTGCAGGAGTTGTTCCAGTCTACCAGTGTGAACCCAGGACTGAAGCAGCTTGTCAAGAAGTTGTTACTGGACCAAGCTCACAGTGAGGTGCCCCAGTGGAAGCAGCTGCAGAACTGGAAGAACCTGGTCACCCTGAATCTCATCTGTGAAGGGGACCAGAGCTTGCTGGCGTTCCCACTGCTCAACCCAGATCCTGAGATGCGTGACCTGGCCCAAGACATCCTTAAAACGGTCTTCAACATCACAGACAAGACGACACTCCAAACAGAGCTTCAAAAGCACATGAC TCAGAAACAGATAAAGGAACTGCTGGACCAGCTGAATGAGGACTTGGAGGTTATAGTGGATgtggacaggaagtcagagcccaaaaaaactaaagaaaacctgcccctgcccctccccctgtcccctgccACTCCGATCACAT GCATGACACCCATTACTCAAGAGTTATCAGTTATCAGCATGCCGGTTCAAGATCAAG AAAAACCACAGCGGAAGGCAGACCTGCCCATTGTCAGACAGCCATCTGTCAAGGAATTACCTCAtgtggagatgaagaggagcaAAGTTATGGTCTCTAAACCAGAAGTACAAGTGAAGAAGAAACGCTCTTTCCTTCCACCTGTGTCTCCTTCCAGTGAAGCCAGACAACACGTCCACTTGAAGTCCTTTAATCTGCAGGCGACACAGAGGAGCGTCGTTGAGGTTAAGAAACAGGGAGCGCTGGTACGTGATGATCCTCTAATGTACCTTTACAGTAAGTCCCGAAGGCTCTCCGAAGCCCCTGCTTGCTCTACTGCCGTCCCTCGGTCTAAGAGTCCGTTGCTGCCAAGTGACATGGATCTGGGTTCCCCCGTGAGCCAGCAggcgtcctcctccctcctgacccCGCTCGCTCCCTCACGTCACCCTGAATACTGCCGCATTCAGCCTCGCTGTGGCGAGGGGGACGCCAACTGGAGGGAGAGCCTCCGCAAGTTAGTCTCACTCTACGGCTTCCGCTCCAAGGGTGCCCCGCCTTCTTCCGCAGGGTATCAAGtgccccccgtctctctcgttccctcggAGGCCACGTCCCCAGTCCCCACAGCGCCCGAGGCCCCCTCCAGGCCGGCAGGACAAGGTGCGCTGGGTCAGAGGGTACTGCACAGGACCCAGCTGAGGGAGATGTGGGAGAAGACACCAACTCAGTTCCAGCACGAGGTCCCTCTCCCCTGGCAGCTGAGCAGCTACACCCTGTGCGCGCGGGGGAAGAGCAGGTACgggaggctggagctggactgGGTGCGGAGCCCGGAGGGAGACGTCCCAGCACGACACATACCAGCCTTCCCTTGTCTGACGCCTGCCTGCCAAGCACTTTGA
- the snx19a gene encoding sorting nexin-19a has translation MPPPDAPGSHHWPLSELLGQRRLLGFTILLAWLVLFHLLVNVWLLCIFTSLLVVLGGWLGIRAALDANSLLHLEHFVPMGRLQSALHSPESEWRLDHEIHNAVHKAVRDFVSSWYRTLVFEEGGEFEQEVQDAMLESVMELKERALRVDRKALVQKALELCGCHLQSYMTARETQAEANKLQRERSSLWELYSKADAPHPALSSPATELSYARAVVNLLLHVLVPSPHLETRTGRYMVGELVTCNVLLPLVSRVSDPDWLNLTIVEIFTKSRERPGQEELSGTLYKSQTRHESWATCCSDSTTLDEQDTPSKSHFDLAGVSYDANPHESFYMSQGLKEEALQDSMVSLVSSGKGDSCSAGLLSPCQANCFYQQTDSDQESHLLDSKKHSFDSLLRMDSEEDQADSYCECTSSTNFCSVLGFEDDLSGCFGPLRALGTRVTVPEEPHWPAGMAEDLPAVCAAGGLGLTPFSFEPPISLDGPATIQNLRISGTVTAKEHRGTGNHPYTLYTVKYETLVDAECLGALQPVAYHTVNRRYSEFLNLQTRLEVKPDLRKMIKSKDIKGPKKLFPDLSFGNADLEKVEVRKSQLDTFLKQLSTIPETANSEEMQEFLALNTDASTAFEKKPFVMSRLDKMVGNALDTLKTAFPRSDPLSPSDDLDGDSSSESRVPPDSRKPRSRLRFSSKIAPSLNIPDLQPKVTYSFSEDSTVFNGLSLSGLESFVGEQERLLSWPPGAAPGEARRASQPPGADRRGGGSWERKPRGTDTAVADVALNILCLLMRNQWSWLCTENIQKTIRLLFGTFIERWLDVGVAHLTSAPCWVIYLQVMQEAVWPGGTLPAQPRSDRSPAQREETKQQCLNCLLQLLPEFITDMLGTEKYRQSLETVLDSLQDSHINKHLVYCVCDLLLEFLIPESSEEDFQRSLLHSLSGDVERVSASA, from the exons ATGCCTCCTCCGGATGCTCCAGGTTCTCACCATTGGCCCCTGTCTGAGCTACTTGGTCAGCGGAGGCTGTTAGGGTTTACCATTTTGCTGGCATGGCTTGTCCTTTTCCATCTGCTGGTGAATGTGTGGCTGCTCTGCATCTTCACCAGTCTCTTGGTGGTCCTTGGAGGTTGGCTAGGGATCCGTGCTGCCCTCGACGCAAACAGCCTGCTCCACCTCGAACACTTCGTCCCCATGGGAAGGCTCCAGTCGGCCCTGCACTCCCCTGAGAGCGAGTGGAGGCTGGACCACGAGATCCACAACGCGGTCCACAAGGCGGTTCGGGACTTTGTCTCCTCGTGGTACCGCACCCTGGTgtttgaggaggggggggagtttgAGCAGGAGGTCCAGGATGCCATGCTGGAGTCTGTGATGGAGCTGAAGGAACGAGCCCTGCGCGTGGACAGGAAAGCCCTTGTACAGAAGGCCCTGGAGCTATGTGGCTGCCACTTGCAGAGCTACATGACAGCCAGGGAAACGCAGGCGGAGGCTAACAAGCTCCAGAGAGAACGTAGCAGCCTGTGGGAGCTGTACAGCAAGGCAGacgccccccaccctgccctgagCAGCCCGGCTACAGAGCTCAGCTACGCCAGGGCTGTGGtgaacctcctcctccatgttctagtcccgtcccctcacctggagaccaggacgGGACGCTACATGGTGGGGGAGCTCGTCACCTGCAACGTGTTGCTGCCTCTTGTCAGCAGGGTGTCGGATCCAGACTGGCTGAACCTGACCATTGTGGAAATCTTCACCAAGTCACGAGAGCGACCGGGGCAAGAAgagctctctgggactctgTATAAAAGCCAGACCAGGCACGAGTCCTGGGCCACCTGTTGCTCAGACTCAACAACCTTAGATGAACAAGACACCCCCAGCAAGAGTCATTTTGACCTGGCAGGCGTTTCCTATGACGCCAATCCTCACGAGTCATTCTATATGTCGCAAGGTTTGAAAGAAGAGGCTCTGCAGGACAGCATGGTGAGTCTGGTCAGCTCTGGTAAAGGAGACAGCTGCTCCGCGGGGCTCCTCAGTCCCTGCCAAGCCAACTGCTTTTATCAACAGACAGACTCAGACCAGGAATCCCACTTACTGGATTCCAAGAAGCACTCCTTCGACTCCCTTCTCCGCATGGACTCTGAGGAGGACCAGGCAGACAGCTACTGCGAGTGCACTTCGTCCACAAACTTCTGCAGTGTGCTGGGTTTTGAGGATGACCTGTCTGGATGTTTTGGTCCCCTGAGGGCCCTTGGGACCAGGGTGACCGTGCCCGAGGAGCCTCACTGGCCGGCCGGCATGGCGGAGGATCTACCTGCGGTCTGCGCTGCAGGGGGCCTGGGCCTGACCCCCTTTAGCTTCGAGCCCCCGATCAGCCTAGATGGACCTGCCACCATCCAGAACCTGCGCATCTCTGGTACTGTCACTGCCAAGGAGCACCGTGGTACTGGTAACCACCCCTATACCCTCTACACTGTGAAG TATGAAACCCTTGTTGATGCCGAATGCCTGGGCGCTCTGCAGCCTGTTGCCTACCACACAGTGAATAGGCGCTACAGTGAATTCCTCAACCTGCAAACTCGGCTGGAGGTGAAGCCTGATCTGAGGAAGATGATAAAGAGCAAAG ATATCAAAGGCCCCAAGAAGCTTTTTCCTGACCTCTCATTTGGAAACGCAGATCTTGAGAAGGTGGAAGTTCGGAAGAGCCAGCTGGATACATTTCTTAAA CAACTGAGCACCATCCCAGAGACAGCCAACAGCGAGGAGATGCAGGAGTTCCTGGCTCTCAATACCGATGCCAGCACAGCTTTTGAGAAGAAGCCCTTTGTCATGTCAAGACTTGACAAG ATGGTGGGGAATGCTTTAGACACCCTGAAGACCGCCTTCCCTCGCTCTGACCCCCTGAGCCCCTCTGACGACCTGGATGGAGACAGCAGCTCTGAGAGCAGAGTTCCCCCAGACAGCAGGAAACCCAG GTCACGGCTCAGGTTCTCCAGTAAGATCGCTCCGTCTCTCAACATACCTGACCTGCAGCCCAAAGTGACCTACTCCTTCAGCGAAGACAGCACT GTGTTCAACGGCTTATCCCTGTCTGGCCTGGAGAGCTTTgttggagagcaggagaggctcTTGAGCTGGCCTCCCGGGGCCGCGCCCGGGGAGGCCAGGAGGGCCAGCCAGCCGCCCGGGGCAGAccggaggggaggtgggagctGGGAGAGGAAACCTCGGGGGACAG acacAGCCGTGGCAGATGTGGCCCTGAACATCCTGTGCCTGCTGATGAGGAACCAGTGGAGCTGGCTGTGTACCGAGAACATCCAGAAGACCATCAGGCTGCTGTTCGGAACCTTCATCGAGAG GTGGCTGGATGTGGGCGTGGCCCACCTGaccagcgccccctgctgggtgATCTACCTGCAGGTGATGcaggaggcagtgtggcccgggGGAACTCTCCCCGCCCAGCCCCGCTCAGACCGCAGCCCCGCTCAGAGGGAGGAGACCAAACAGCAGTGTCTCAACTGTCTCCTGCAGCTGCTTCCAG AGTTCATCACTGACATGCTGGGGACAGAGAAGTACAGACAGAGCTTGGAGACAGTGCTGGACTCTCTGCAGGACTCCCACATCAACAA GCACCTCGTCTACTGCGTCTGTGACCTGCTGCTGGAGTTCCTGATCCCCGAGTCTTCCGAGGAGGACTTCCAGAGGTCTCTCCTGCACAGCCTGTCTGGGGACGTGGAGAGGGTGTCCGCCTCAGCGTGA